From the genome of Vicia villosa cultivar HV-30 ecotype Madison, WI linkage group LG2, Vvil1.0, whole genome shotgun sequence, one region includes:
- the LOC131649601 gene encoding uncharacterized protein LOC131649601, with product MEETMTQFMQMSMANQKNQEAAIKNLETQVGQLAQEIAANKSSSSFSANTEANPKEHCKAVVTIKGPTRSKREIEEDEVNDEIKVVMENQRKEREEDEVEKEATKKKSEKVEKRNNGRRKSAKEKMANNVIPNQNLPYPHALSTKENARCYARFMDIFKQLHINIPFAEALEQMPKYAKFMKNILIKKKRYTNEETILRDARCSAVIQKTTPRKESDPGRVTLPLTIGGNYDGNDLIDLGSSINVIPLSIVKRLGNIVMKTTRMTLQLADKSITSPYGVAQDMLVKVDKFFFWWILW from the coding sequence ATGGAAGAAACTATGACACaattcatgcaaatgtcaatgGCCAATCAGAAAAATCAAGAAGCGGCTATCAAAAATCTcgaaactcaagtgggccaacttgcCCAGGAAATTGCGGCAAACAAATCAAGTTCATCTTTTTCCGCAAATACTGAAGCTAATCCTAAAGAACATTGCAAAGCAGTGGTGACTATAAAGGGACCTACGAGAAGTAAAAgagaaattgaagaagatgagGTTAATGATGAAATAAAGGTTGTCATGGAAAATCAAAGGAAggaaagagaagaagatgaagtagAGAAAGAGGCTACGAAGAAAAAAAGTGAGAAAGTGgagaaaagaaacaatgggagGAGAAAAAGTGCCAAGGAAAAGATGGCAAACAATGTGATCCCTAACCAAAATCTCCCGTACCCCCATGCTCTGTCAACAAAGGAAAATGCAAGGTGCTATGCTCGGTTTATGGACATATTCaaacaacttcacataaatattCCATTTGCCGAGGCATTGGAGCAAATGCCCAAGtatgctaaattcatgaagaATATTCTCATAAAGAAAAAGAGGTACACAAATGAAGAGACAATTTTGCGGGATGCCCGTTGTAGTGCCGTAATCCAAaaaactactccaagaaaggaatccgatccgggaCGAGTCACCTTGCCGTTAACTATTGGAGGTAACTACGATGGTAATGATTTGATTGATTTGGGATCTAGCATCAATGTAATacctttatccattgtcaagagATTGGGGAATATTGTAATGAAGACTACTAGGATGACCTTGCAACTAGCCGATAAGTCTATCACTTCACCGTATGGAGTAGCTCAAGACATGCTAGTAAAAGTGGACAAATTCTTTTTTTGGTGGATTTTGTGGTAG